A segment of the Carya illinoinensis cultivar Pawnee chromosome 1, C.illinoinensisPawnee_v1, whole genome shotgun sequence genome:
TGATGCGGGACATTCTGTGAATCAAATCTACGACATTCTTTACATGATGGGCCGTGGTGACATTGCTGTTGGAGTAGGAGGTGATGGCGGGATACTAGAAGATGGTACAATTCTCCCAAATGTTGGAGGGTTTCTTCCTATTATTGAACAGGTGTGAAAAAGAATCTGTGATCATTGTGAATGTATGATTTATTAGAAAGATCATAATGTGTAACTTAACCTTACCACTTATATATGTTACCGTTGTTATTGTGTCTTATGGTTCTAATATTACTATCAATATATCAGGGGATTTCAACTGTAGGATATTGTAGATATAGACAAGCTATTCCTATAGGTTCAAGAGGGCGATTGGATCTTGATGCCAACTATGGAATCAGAAAAGCTTTCCTCCCGCAGGTATGGATCTGTACAGTAATCTTGTTCTAGGATGAGATCTTCTTTTTGCTAGTACTTATAGTTGGTCTGAATACCCATGAGTTACAGCACATTGATGCACTTTTATAATGATACTCTTTATGGACTTCTTGCATCTATAAGTTGAGAATGGTATATAGAAAAGAGGTACATTTGACCAttattttctgaattttataaCAGCTAGAGTTGATTGTCCTCGCAAATCTTTACTAATAACTTATTTTtccttgtttatttatttgaaacatGTTGGCTGATAGCCCTTCATTTTGCAGACaaggctttatttatttatttatttatttccttttttggGTCTTGGCTGGGGAAGTTTGTATCGGGTCGTGCCTTACCTTTTAATGTTCACCCTCTCAATTGCTATGCTAGAATTCATTCTGTATATACGTCCTACTTCGGCTGGTTCTGTTAGGATTCAGGAGTCTTTTCAGCTTGCACTCGAGCTATGCTGTTGGCCAGGCCATTCCATTTTAGTTAAAAACTAGTTTATATATGCAAAGTCAGCCAGAGCTGGATGCTTTGAGCTTAAAAAATTATCAAGTTCATAAGGTTTGATTCTTTGTTTTCCTATCGTTTAGCTCACATAATTTGTGACGTAATTAGGGGAGAAGGAAGTATACTCCTCTTCGTCAACCAACGGCTCAGCAAGTTATGATTGAAGAAATATCAGCGGGTCCCATAACTGTATTTCTTATAGGAGCACATACCAATTTTGCAATTTTCTTAATGAACAATCCAcatctaaagaaaaatatcaagCACATTTATGTCATGGGTGGTGGTGTGAGATCAAAGAACCCAACCGGTTGTTGTCCAAAAAATGCTGGCTCATCTTGCGTGCCTCAGCAATGTGGTGACCATGGTAATTTGTACACGGCCCATGCAAGTAATCCTAATGCAGAGTTCAATATGTTTGGAGATCCTTTTGCTGCATACCAGGTAATGCAGTTCCTTGGGTTCCTTGTGACAGATCATCATATctcttttgttcttttgctagaaaaagtagaaaaaatgattttgttgATAGAATAACATAAATAGGTTATacttaaaaaacaaaagcacTGCATCCTTCTTTGTTGGTGTATGTCTTCAAGCTAAAAGTGGTTGCATTTGACAAtgattccttttcttttaggtTTTTCATTCTGGCATACCCATCACCCTTGTTCCGCTGGATGCGACGGACACTATCCCAATTAGTGAGAAGTTCTTTGACACATTTGAGCAGAATCAGAATACATACGAGGCACAATACTGCTTCCAGTCATTGAAAATAAGTCGTGATACATGGTTTGGCAACCAATTCTATAAGGTAATTTCTTCTTGAAGGTGTTTAATGTTGAGTTGGAGTCATTGTTTATATAACCCTACTTTTTTCTTTGACCACCTATCATGAATTCAAATACATACACACCTACAAAGTCACAAAGGTCTAATTTTGATCTCTTTCAGGAGTTAAAgttaatatgatacaatttaattatttgcaGAGCTATTTTATGTGGGACTCCTTCGCAGCTGGTGTGGCCACTTCAATCATGCTTAACTCTCACAACCATAATGGGGaaaatgaatttgctgaaatgGAGTATATGAATATTACTGTAGTTACTTCAAACAAACCTTATAGGATTCATGATGGCTCTAATCCATTCTTTGATGACTGCGGAGCTCCGAAGTTTAACTTAAAAGAAGGTGGAGTACATAGTGGTCATGTTCAGACTGGACTTCGAGATCCTTTCTGCATTGTGAAGAATGGGAAGGGAAAATGCCAGGTAGTAGATTGCTTAATCTTGTAACATTCTAGAGACAACTTTTTCACCAATTAGTCCTTTTCTACCACATATCACTCACCAAAGCTTTTGCTTCTTTACCTTCATAAATCTGCTTTGCTAAGAGAATGcacacacatatacatgttaCTGAAACTCGGGCTGAACTGCGGTTTTCTTCATGTGTACAGAACTAATAAGATTGTAAGATTGATTGGACGTGTGTTTTGTGTTGTTCGAATGTTCACGTGCTATCTATTGCAGGATGGTTATACAGCAGAAGTAACTGGTCTGGAGGCAGTACGTGTGCTAGTTGCTACAAGAGCCAAACCTAGCCAGGAGACAAACAGTTCATTAGACAGAGAATTTTATAAGAGCTTCTTGTGTGTAAGTTTATCTATATGCCTCTTGTCTCCATAGTTTTTTAAATATCCGTCACTGAACGCTGGTTTAATGCTTTACACTAGAAAATGCATGCACACAAGCAAAACACAGTTTCATGTATAGTTGATGTCTACCTGGAATACTTCGATGCTTTTGTTGTGGTTATCTTACATCTTTATAATGAAGTGTATTCTTTCTTGCAGACTCTAAACCGACCTCAACATACTGGGAGATTTAGTTTTAGGTCTCAATTTCCTTACTACAAAGAAGTACTTTACAAACCAGATTTTGGATCTAAAACACTTGGCAAAactgttgtttttgacatggaTATGAGTGCAGGAGATTTTCTAGCTCTGTTTTACCTACTAAAAGTGCCTGTGGAAGTGATCAACCTCAAGGTAAAGTTATCTTTTATTTTGACGGTTAGCTTTTGGTTGTCACACCATTCCAAAAATTTGTAACTTGAGAACTCAGTACAGTTTACTTTCTATACCACGAATCATTCAAAACATATTGCATTTTGTGCAATATGTTCGATCCAAGTAGAAATGGAAACTAGTTTTGtggcaaattttcaactataTCAACAAACATTAATTTTAATGTGCATTGTCTTATCCAGGCTATAATTGTAAGCCCAACTGGTTGGGCTAATGCTGCTACAATAGATGTCATTTATGATTTACTTCATATGATGGGGCGTGATGATATTCAAGTTGGTCTTGGAGACTTATTTGCAATGAATCAGTCTGATCCGAGCTTTTCAGCTGTTGGAGACTGCAAATACATTAAGGCCATCCCACATGGCAGTGGTGGATTTCTTGACTCTGACACTCTCTATGGCCTTGCTCGTACTTTGCCAAGAAGTCCTAGAAGGTACTAAATTGAGAATTTCCTATAAATCAATACGTACAAGGGCTATGCTTTGTTTGTGGTGTATTAATTTGATACATTTTCTTCTCTTAATCATGTCTCAGATTCTCAAGTGGAATGCTAAATGCTATCTTtttgctccaaaaaaaaaaaaaactgaaagtcAATTAAATTGTCTGCGGTTATTTTAAAGAGGAAGACAAACCGATTGAATGATGATCTCTTGGGCTGACCAATCTTATACACTCCCATGAAGTTGTATTCTTCATCATATTAAGCATCTTATATTTTTGTGCAGCATTAAGATATTCCACATAAATGAATAACAGACTCTAGCATCTTAATAATTGACAAACTGCAAAGACTTAAAATTGATGTACTTTATTAGACGAAGAAGGATGAGACTTCAGAAGATTGAATAGTCTGGGACTAAAATCTCGAGTTCTGTAACAGGTATACGGCTGAGAATTCTGTAAAATATGGAGCTCCTCGGGACACTGATCACCCTGAGCGCAGACAGCCACTAGCATTGGAAGTTTGGAAGTCTGTAGTGAAATCACTTGACCCAGGATCTAAGGTCACCATACTGACCAATGGACCCCTGACTAATCttgccaaaattattttatcagaGAAAAATACCACCTCTCTTATTCAGGTAAGTGagggattttttatttatttatttatttttggggtTATTGGGTATTTAATTGTTAATCGCTTATGCAAATTGGGTGGGAAAAGGAACTGCAAGTAGACGAGCAAGCCAAAGATTATGAATTACATGCTACTTGAACCTGTTCAgttacaaataaaaagatatgatGCAATCATTATGATGTAAATTTACTTTCTTTGTGAGTTACACGCCAGTTTCCACCCAAAATCTTTACCAAAACATGATTTAGATCTCAAGATCAAGCATGCTGCTCTGACCAAATCATGCAAGTGCTGTACTGCTGAACTCGATAAAAATCAAAACTTCTTtgtttatgttataaatttgaaaaattcgaTAATGTGCATATGACATTGACATCAAATGATTATAAATCTAACTGCAGGATGTTTATATAGTTGGAGGACACATCTACCATGGTGACACGGACAAAGGAAATGTCTTTACTGTTCGTTCCAATGAATACGCAGAATTCAATATGTTTCTTGACCCTGTGGCTGCAAAGACAATCTTTGATTCGGAACTCAATATCACGCTCATTCCACTTGGCATCCAGCGTAGAGTTGCTTCATTTCCGAGGCTCTTAGAAAAGTTTCAGGACATAAAAAGGACTGATGAAGCTAAGTTCGCCCGCTGTTTGCTGACAAGGCTATACCGCTTGCAACAAATCGACATTAGATATCAACATATGGTAAAGTCATGAATCTAAGAACTTAATTAGTTTTCCAAGGTTTCAAGGTAAAGTTAGTATATTCTGTGAACATAATGGCATTCTCATGCATGTACAATGTTCCACATGGTATAGTTCTGCCCCCCTGCAGGGATGATCTGCAGCATGTGGTCTAGGTGATTTTGATGAGAGGCTTTTGGTTTCTTCAATTTTGTGGACACATTAGTCTTTGTTTTTGAACTTCATGCAAAGGATTTAAAATATTGTATGAATAGGATGATTTCGTTTCCATTGTTTTAGCTGCTAATAATGAATGCTATTCTGGTACAGGATACATTCTTCGGGGAAATCCTTGGTGCAGTAGCCCTGGCTGGTGATCATACCACTTTGAAGCCAACTTCGCGAGTGAAGCCCATCAAAGTCTTTGCTGAAGGTGTTGAATCCAAAGATGGACAGACCGTGATTGATAAAGAACATGGAAAATTGGTTAGAATATTGAAAAAAGTTAACCACACCGCGTATTACGATCTATTTGCAAATCAGCTTGGAAATTCGAAGCAGTCTGCTGTGATAGGAAGTTTTGATGACCAGAGAAGAATGTGGAGTACCAACATAACCTGAGTTTTCTTCAAGGCAATGGGTTAATTATTCTTTGACAACAGGAATTCTTTTTTTCGTCTTCTTGATATACAGCTGCTTCGCAGTTTCAcgtatacaaaaaaataaaataaacagcatTTCCATTTATTGCTGATATTCTTCACAGAAAATTTTTACGATACCATGTTTCATTTAGGAACTGGCCATTATGCTTTGTAGCCAGTTCCGTGAAAGCAACATTCACACAGTTGTTCTTTTTCTTAATCCTTGTTGAAGCAAATTAATTGTTCATTGTCTATAGTTTCTATAGTTCATTATCCATCCCCAAAGTTTGTAAATGAACAAATAATCAGCAATAAATCTCACAATATTAGTTGGggacgccaactctgtttagaAGAATGACCACCTTCTCTTCTATCATTTCAGTAGAAAAGAATGCGAAGGCAGACAAACTGTTGGGTCTGTGAAGCCTAGTTTATTCTTGTGTTGGCCTGACTCGATAATCCACCTCAACAAAGATTGGTTACGGTTTTTTTGGTGGCGTTCCAATGAAGCTTAGGTCATGGAGGGAGGCTTGTGCCGGGGTGGACAaactttttgatccaatttgtGACTAGAGAAACACTAGATAGAAAGTTTACTCGATATTTGTGTGACACGTCGCTAGAGTGAAGTAGATAAAGAGTTCCCTCGACACTCGCTCAAACGAATTTCAGACAGAGAATTCACTTGAGGCTCGCTCGAGCAAATAACTCAAAAATTGTGAAATTAAGCATCCGTTTGGGAATATAACTGTTTATCAagtattcttaaatatttcatttccaatcgttattcaaacacaaaattccaaatctttaattttttatctaatcattacaacttttacaaacttacaaaaa
Coding sequences within it:
- the LOC122274274 gene encoding uncharacterized protein LOC122274274, with amino-acid sequence MLPQRNLWVAVLLITGLIGANLYTLEGRPRRVLLDTDVDTDDIFALLYLLKQNRSELEVEAVTINANAWTDAGHSVNQIYDILYMMGRGDIAVGVGGDGGILEDGTILPNVGGFLPIIEQGISTVGYCRYRQAIPIGSRGRLDLDANYGIRKAFLPQGRRKYTPLRQPTAQQVMIEEISAGPITVFLIGAHTNFAIFLMNNPHLKKNIKHIYVMGGGVRSKNPTGCCPKNAGSSCVPQQCGDHGNLYTAHASNPNAEFNMFGDPFAAYQVFHSGIPITLVPLDATDTIPISEKFFDTFEQNQNTYEAQYCFQSLKISRDTWFGNQFYKSYFMWDSFAAGVATSIMLNSHNHNGENEFAEMEYMNITVVTSNKPYRIHDGSNPFFDDCGAPKFNLKEGGVHSGHVQTGLRDPFCIVKNGKGKCQDGYTAEVTGLEAVRVLVATRAKPSQETNSSLDREFYKSFLCTLNRPQHTGRFSFRSQFPYYKEVLYKPDFGSKTLGKTVVFDMDMSAGDFLALFYLLKVPVEVINLKAIIVSPTGWANAATIDVIYDLLHMMGRDDIQVGLGDLFAMNQSDPSFSAVGDCKYIKAIPHGSGGFLDSDTLYGLARTLPRSPRRYTAENSVKYGAPRDTDHPERRQPLALEVWKSVVKSLDPGSKVTILTNGPLTNLAKIILSEKNTTSLIQDVYIVGGHIYHGDTDKGNVFTVRSNEYAEFNMFLDPVAAKTIFDSELNITLIPLGIQRRVASFPRLLEKFQDIKRTDEAKFARCLLTRLYRLQQIDIRYQHMDTFFGEILGAVALAGDHTTLKPTSRVKPIKVFAEGVESKDGQTVIDKEHGKLVRILKKVNHTAYYDLFANQLGNSKQSAVIGSFDDQRRMWSTNIT